One stretch of Solenopsis invicta isolate M01_SB chromosome 16, UNIL_Sinv_3.0, whole genome shotgun sequence DNA includes these proteins:
- the LOC105203949 gene encoding alpha-2-macroglobulin-like protein 1 isoform X1 — protein sequence MMYYKLIVSCAFLCLFYLRLVPCEAGATANRGYVFTAPKRFLAGETESGCLSLHNLEPPAHVVLELLSPAGGASVEEEVLTRTSGIVKTGIETCLELAVPFTKYFNARLRLKIKFDKYPDYVVETEKEVYIEHDSLITFVETDKPVYKPGQDVNIRILMLKHDLKPWKKTIPKVWIENPSEVRVAQWANVSTENGMAQLKFALSSEPTPGAWKIKVEKRRSQPQLVHSTVFEVKKYVLPRFQVTVTSPGYILADAENVTWNICAKYSYGKPVKGKLLLKSTPQIPTWRRKPNLPEIHYETELDSPDGCTEFVLSGAVLGLAQWKVAPNNIVLIANFTETGTGIVETTISRTVVVHQALKLEFRPYTPKYFKLGLPYHGKLRVSRHDDTPAPHEKIQLCVRVRGKDEWLRVVVECRNFTSSSDGFVDFVVPPPHRNIVLLSFVATGVDYPTKYYSPDTRWRVFMDQPSAHIEVNPWYSPSDSYLAVARGYQPIVCGEKYSFNVMYTVPAKSKTNESVSFHYSINSKGDLLIYGHVKHRPTRDTVLNYSEFRNLLGAVEPGNKTDQGTIAHRFPLSVKITPSMAPVSELLLYYVRSDGEIVATTYSIKVGHCFENKVKTAWHTDAQTPGTATQYHVEAAPWSLCGISAVDKSTRFLAGAKTNLIDADQTFAQLKRFHIEPESRPIWTWTHCKVTSQEETNTEFDHLPSPAFEESPAWARKRRRTVMYNGGLVNYVDAIQAFDDFGAVVMSDLILETRPCLQLRNRGRGRSMNVGIMGPIPFFAASADVETDGMFKMAKTLPMAYPLLNNIMGPEQGYVDQVPDQPAIRSYFPETWLWELVPTGKEGKVTIERTLPHTITDWIGYTACISPTHGLGIAPPTTITGFQPFFLDYSLPYSVKRGEMLRMKVSLFNYMQHSLPVKIKLEDATGLDLHLSHAVASFCVKPRDSVVHEYILRPRVLGEVNITVSASIDSDYAEPCGPEVLLYTRDVIIKPILVLPEGFPVETTKSAFICPKDFSDDSTITWNLNLPNDLVPESATAYVSLIGDILGPVFENLDKLVRLPMGCGEQNMILFVPNIHVIGYLDAIGVENPQLRAKAIKHMEKGYQRELIYRHPDGSYSAFGPESSEDGSSIWLTAFVIKSFAQAKNIIHIDERDLKISVKWMVKKQLENGCFPVIGRVFHKDMKGGLQDDDNSSSALTAYILISLLESGVPLTASLINNALHCLEKGMEDDRGTTYTAALSTYALTLLEHPKANNSMKSLMKRATRNNDLLWWEDKHKPSLGLSIEMTAYAVLSLVKLGGEMNMVEALKAIRWMSKQRNAEGGFTSTQDTVLGLEALTRYATAMSSNTTDLSVLVTAGEVDQVYRMHNDNRMVLTQIRLPVVPTIVQIFAEGEGCVLVQSNIKYNVAHATGSEAFDLSVNAAPATWLDECSMQKITICTRYKMADGESNMALLEVSMISGYVPDRTSLHSLLENPDTKVKRIEDDRGIVAIYFDKLINQKTCISFTVTRENIVDRLEPANVKLYDYYQQELTISSNYSFAATCSSATPSEEVEVPNPVPIEVQEIGKDNTATKGTVEKEETVEKAAEIPNDRNGTVEQIGNATLNSPQTDLIEQLRDKVTNGKSVTGVQSRSEDVPPVENSNLKINSDDIDTVANVGAANNNDVVMSVPQREAGSGQTPDEPDINLNPVFDRLGPRIDLEDMEAPFSTLIKQSQDPFATDFDGNPLFVVVDHELATPEGVEGPVSVSVKPDITHFDGDLSNVTNETDQKIEVDLSNVQTLPPLGSNESCPVCADELPPNINDLYCSASSVVKAAIRRLRKARFLLDMQSSHKVMRLYSMIAFVLRPNCSCPPLDNPGSLALLMHFEDGEFAKRSHNRYVLDEQVSIYGLPSIGGVPHEITDARATCANRDNSAFLNLPTAD from the exons GGATAGAAACATGTCTGGAGCTGGCGGTACCATTCACAAAATACTTTAACGCGCGATTGCGATTGAAGATAAAGTTCGACAAATATCCCGATTACGTCGTGGAAACGGAAAAGGAAGTTTATATCGAGCATGATTCTCTAATCACATTCGTCGAGACAGATAAGCCGGTTTATAAACCCGGACAAGATGTGAATATTAGAATCCTAATGCTCAAGCACGACTTGAAGCCATGGAAGAAAACG ATACCAAAAGTATGGATTGAAAATCCATCCGAAGTACGAGTGGCACAGTGGGCTAACGTCAGTACCGAAAATGGAATGGCGCAATTAAAATTCGCTCTATCTTCAGAACCAACCCCg GGTGCCTGGAAAATTAAAGTGGAAAAGAGGAGATCGCAACCGCAGCTGGTCCACTCGACCGTATTTGAGGTGAAGAAATACGTTCTTCCGAGATTCCAAGTGACCGTGACTTCACCGGGGTACATTCTCGCGGATGCAGAGAACGTTACGTGGAACATATGCGCAAA ATACAGTTATGGCAAACCGGTCAAGGGTAAATTACTCTTAAAATCAACGCCTCAAATACCGACATGGAGACGGAAGCCCAATCTTCCGGAAATACATTACGAAACAGAG TTGGATTCGCCGGATGGCTGCACCGAATTTGTGCTATCGGGCGCGGTGCTCGGGCTCGCCCAGTGGAAAGTGGCACCGAACAATATCGTCCTCATAGCTAACTTTACAGAGACCGGTACTGGCATAGTGGAGACAACGATTAGTCGTACCGTGGTCGTGCATCAGGCCCTGAAACTCGAGTTTCGACCATACACACCGAAGTACTTTAAACTGGGCTTGCCGTATCACGGAAAG CTACGTGTCTCGCGGCATGATGACACCCCGGCACCGCACGAGAAGATTCAGCTCTGCGTGCGAGTGCGCGGTAAGGACGAGTGGCTTCGCGTGGTAGTTGAATGCCGCAACTTTACATCTTCGTCTGATGGTTTTGTCGACTTCGTCGTGCCACCACCACACAGGAACATCGTTCTGCTGAGTTTTGTTGCGACCGGCGTCGACTACCCTACGAAGTACTATTCGCCGGATACGCGTTGGCGA GTTTTCATGGATCAACCATCAGCGCATATCGAGGTGAATCCTTGGTACTCACCATCCGACAGCTATTTGGCAGTAGCCCGAGGTTATCAACCGATCGTTTGCGGTGAAAAGTACTCGTTCAACGTCATGTACACGGTACCGGCAAAAAGTAAAACCAACGAGTCCGTCTCCTTCCATTACTCGATCAATTCTAAGGGGGATCTGTTGATATACGGTCACGTGAAACACCGGCCGACGAGAGATACGGTCTTGAATTACTCGGAATTCCGGAACTTATTAGGGGCCGTCGAACCAGGAAATAAGACAGATCAGGGCACCATTGCTCATAG ATTCCCCCTCAGTGTCAAAATCACCCCGTCTATGGCACCTGTCTCCGAACTATTGTTGTACTACGTTCGTTCGGATGGTGAGATCGTCGCTACCACGTATTCCATCAAAGTGGGACACTGCTTCGAGAATAAAGTGAAGACCGCCTGGCACACAGATGCTCAGACCCCGGGGACAGCCACTCAGTACCACGTGGAAGCCGCCCCCTGGTCTCTCTGCGGCATCTCGGCCGTTGACAAGTCGACTCGTTTCTTAGCAGGAGCCAAAACCAATCTGATCGACGCTGATCAGACTTTTGCGCAGCTGAAGAGATTCCATATCGAGCCAGAGTCGCGTCCTATTTGGACCTGGACTCATTGTAAAG TTACATCGCAGGAAGAAACGAACACGGAATTCGATCATTTACCATCTCCCGCTTTTGAAGAATCCCCGGCATGGGCGCGCAAAAGGCGAAGAACAGTGATGTACAACGGCGGGCTCGTGAATTACGTAGACGCCATACAAGCGTTCGAT GACTTCGGAGCTGTCGTGATGAGCGATCTGATACTCGAAACGCGGCCTTGCCTTCAACTTCGCAACAGGGGCAGAGGTAGGAGCATGAACGTAGGAATCATGGGTCCAATTCCTTTCTTCGCAGCATCCGCGGACGTGGAAACGGATG GAATGTTTAAAATGGCGAAGACATTACCCATGGCGTATccattattaaacaatatcatGGGTCCCGAGCAGGGATATGTGGATCAAGTGCCCGATCAACCTGCCATCAGATCTTACTTCCCCGAAACATGGCTGTGGGAATTAGTACCGACAGG AAAAGAGGGCAAAGTGACGATAGAACGTACTCTACCTCACACCATTACCGATTGGATCGGATACACGGCATGTATTTCACCTACGCACGGTCTCGGAATAGCACCTCCGACAACCATCACGGGATTCCAACCGTTTTTCCTCGACTACAGCTTGCCATACAGCGTAAAACGCGGAGAAATGTTACGCATGAAAGTCTCCTTGTTTAATTACATGCAACACAGTTTACCG GTCAAGATCAAATTGGAAGATGCAACGGGGCTCGATTTGCATCTGTCACATGCAGTTGCTTCATTCTGCGTGAAACCACGAGACAGCGTGGTGCACGAATATATTCTCAGACCTCGAGTTCTTGGGGAAGTTAATATCACGGTTTCCGCCTCTATCGATTCGGACTACGCCGAACCGTGCGGCCCGGAAGTGCTCCTCTATACACG GGACGTAATTATAAAACCAATACTAGTGCTGCCGGAAGGTTTCCCCGTAGAAACGACAAAATCCGCGTTCATCTGCCCTAAGGACTTCAGCGACGATTCCACCATAACTTGGAATCTCAATCTACCTAATGATTTGGTGCCTGAAAGCGCGACTGCATACGTATCTCTAATAGGCGATATTCTTGGCCCGGTCTTCGAGAATCTAGACAAACTCGTTCGTTTACCGATGGGATGCGGCGAACAAAATATGATTCTCTTCGTTCCTAACATCCACGTGATCGGCTATCTGGACGCGATTGGAGTTGAGAATCCGCAGCTGAGGGCAAAAGCGATCAAACATATGGAGAAAG GATACCAGCGCGAATTAATATACAGACATCCGGACGGTTCGTACTCCGCATTCGGTCCAGAGAGCTCGGAGGATGGTAGCTCGATTTGGCTCACCGCCTTTGTGATCAAGTCCTTCGCTCAGGCGAAGAATATTATTCACATCGACGAACGGGatcttaaaatttctgtaaaatggATGGTGAAGAAGCAGTTAGAAAACGGTTGCTTCCCTGTGATCGGCAGGGTATTCCACAAGGATATGAAG GGCGGTTTGCAAGATGATGACAACTCTTCCTCGGCATTAACGGCTTACATACTAATCTCGCTCTTAGAATCGGGTGTGCCGTTAACAGCGTCGCTCATTAATAACGCTCTACATTGCTTGGAAAAAGGAATGGAGGACGATAGAGGCACGACATACACGGCAGCCTTATCAACTTATGCTTTAACGTTATTGGAGCATCCGAAAGCGAACAACAGCATGAAATCGCTCATGAAACGTGCAACGCGGAACAAT GATCTTCTCTGGTGGGAGGATAAACATAAGCCATCCCTAGGATTGAGCATCGAAATGACGGCATATGCAGTGCTCTCGTTGGTGAAATTAGGCGGTGAAATGAACATGGTTGAGGCTTTGAAGGCAATCCGATGGATGTCGAAGCAACGCAACGCGGAGGGTGGTTTCACGTCTACGCAGGATACCGTGCTCGGCCTGGAGGCACTCACGAGGTACGCCACCGCTATGTCAAGCAATACAACGGATCTATCGGTGCTCGTGACTGCCGGCGAGGTGGATCAGGTGTACAGAATGCATAACGACAATCGCATGGTCCTCACGCAAATTCGTCTGCCCGTAGTACCGACGATAGTCCAGATCTTTGCCGAGGGCGAAGGCTGCGTTTTAGTACAG agcAATATAAAGTATAACGTTGCACACGCAACCGGCTCCGAAGCCTTCGATCTCTCGGTTAACGCCGCTCCTGCAACGTGGCTGGACGAATGCTCGAtgcaaaaaattacaatttgcaCACGGTATAAAATGGCAGATGGGGAAAGTAACATGGCGTTACTAGAGGTCAGCATGATAAGCGGGTACGTCCCGGATCGTACGAGCCTTCATTCTCTGTTGGAAAATCCAGACACAA AGGTGAAACGTATCGAGGATGATCGCGGTATCGTCGCCATTTACTTCGACAAGCTAATCAATCAGAAGACCTGTATATCGTTTACGGTGACCAGAGAAAACATTGTGGACAGACTTGAACCTGCAAACGTAAAACTTTACGATTACTACCAGCAGGAGTTGACGATATCTAGC AACTATAGTTTCGCGGCGACTTGCAGCAGTGCCACTCCGAGTGAAGAAGTGGAGGTTCCTAATCCGGTGCCGATAGAGGTGCAGGAAATAGGCAAGGACAACACCGCGACGAAGGGTACCGTGGAAAAAGAGGAGACAGTCGAAAAAGCGGCCGAAATCCCGAATGATCGAAACGGGACTGTAGAGCAGATAGGTAACGCGACTCTGAACTCTCCGCAAACTGATCTGATCGAGCAGCTCCGTGACAAAGTAACAAACGGGAAGTCGGTAACCGGCGTACAGTCTAGGAGCGAGGATGTTCCTCCGGTAGAAAATTCCAATCTCAAAATAAATAGCGACGATATTGATACCGTTGCGAACGTTGGCGCAGCCAATAATAACGACGTCGTTATGTCTG TGCCACAAAGAGAAGCTGGAAGCGGCCAGACGCCGGACGAGCCGGACATCAATCTGAATCCCGTGTTCGACAGGCTCGGGCCTCGCATAGATCTCGAGGATATGGAGGCACCGTTTTCGACTCTCATCAAACAGAGCCAAGATCCTTTTGCGACAGATTTCGACGGAAACCCGCTCTTCGTCGTAGTCGATCACGAACTGGCGACGCCCGAAGGCGTTGAAGGCCCCGTCTCGGTTTCCGTGAAACCTGACATTACGCATTTCGATGGAGATCTGTCAAATGTGACTAACGAAACTGATCAGAAGATAGAAGTGGATCTGAGCAATGTGCAAACATTAC CACCTCTTGGTTCGAATGAGTCCTGCCCTGTATGCGCCGATGAATTACCGCCGAACATTAATGATCTTTATTGCTCCGCCAGTAGCGTCGTAAAAGCGGCGATTAGACGATTACGAAAGGCAAGGTTCCTATTAGATATGCAATCGTCGCACAAGGTGATGCGTCTGTACTCGATGATCGCGTTTGTCTTAAGACCCAATTGTTCCTGCCCGCCTTTAGATAACC cTGGAAGTCTAGCATTGTTGATGCACTTCGAGGACGGCGAGTTTGCTAAGCGCTCGCATAATCGATACGTCTTAGACGAACAGGTTTCTATATACGGATTACCATCGATTGGTGGTGTGCCACATGAGATAACGGACGCACGAGCAACATGTGCAAATCGAGATAATAGCGCATTTC